One Cucurbita pepo subsp. pepo cultivar mu-cu-16 chromosome LG11, ASM280686v2, whole genome shotgun sequence DNA window includes the following coding sequences:
- the LOC111805937 gene encoding uncharacterized protein LOC111805937, giving the protein MENYSYSSYADSRDSSPRSGDNPSWDETPSNLNAANNYKVKFMCSYGGKIQPRAHDNQLTYTGGDTKILAVDRIISFSALSSRLSALCNVTVCFKYQLPGEDLDALISVTNDEDLEHMMLEYDRLHRVSKPARMRLFLFPLNPSPPMILDSRDSKSDRQWFVDALNSVRIQSLEDSSPPVDVSGSVSNPDFLFGFDKGYHPPPVSCSNLTDSAAVHTVSNMAVKDISAGSDCGSEDRHLVGEPIVSPSEFQRQIQDLQQVITERSSNETDSKTSASDPHPPKVAEKIAPVPLSVPLAVPAAYFPERQVISGGYPVAASANAPSTDQSIYLIPTAGGLFQAQTCRPINGPVGHQPYYGMHAYREAQVHSSVAPYTTEGIQVMQTSVAMNESGYTQVAYDNTGRHVYFTTAPPYQTMAPVGVDHGRPTSGGAGSYNPEGNVINASKASGL; this is encoded by the coding sequence ATGGAAAACTATTCCTACTCCTCCTATGCCGATTCTCGAGACTCCTCTCCTCGTTCCGGTGATAATCCCTCTTGGGACGAGACGCCTTCCAACCTCAACGCCGCCAACAATTACAAAGTCAAATTCATGTGCAGCTATGGCGGCAAGATACAGCCTAGAGCCCATGATAATCAACTCACTTACACCGGTGGTGACACCAAGATTCTCGCCGTTGATCGTATTATCAGTTTCTCCGCGCTCTCTTCCAGGTTATCTGCTCTTTGCAATGTTACTGTTTGTTTTAAGTACCAACTCCCTGGCGAAGATCTCGATGCGTTGATTTCTGTTACTAACGATGAAGATCTCGAACATATGATGTTGGAGTACGACCGGTTGCATCGCGTCTCGAAGCCTGCGAGGATGAGGCTTTTTCTgttccctctaaatccatctcCCCCGATGATTCTTGATTCCCGGGATTCTAAATCGGACAGGCAGTGGTTCGTCGATGCTTTGAATTCTGTGCGGATTCAGTCTCTGGAAGATTCGTCGCCGCCTGTGGATGTTTCTGGATCTGTCTCGAATCCTGATTTCTTGTTTGGATTTGATAAAGGTTACCATCCGCCTCCGGTTTCTTGTTCTAACTTGACCGATTCGGCCGCCGTTCATACCGTGTCGAATATGGCGGTGAAGGACATTTCGGCGGGGTCTGATTGTGGATCTGAAGATCGTCATTTGGTCGGAGAACCTATTGTTTCTCCGTCGGAGTTTCAGAGGCAGATTCAGGATTTGCAGCAAGTGATAACCGAGAGAAGTAGCAATGAGACCGACTCCAAGACTTCTGCAAGCGATCCTCACCCACCAAAGGTTGCAGAGAAAATTGCTCCAGTTCCTCTGTCTGTACCATTGGCAGTCCCTGCGGCGTACTTCCCTGAAAGGCAGGTGATCTCCGGTGGTTATCCAGTGGCTGCATCAGCCAATGCTCCGTCGACCGACCAATCAATATATCTAATTCCAACAGCCGGGGGTTTATTTCAAGCTCAGACGTGTAGACCCATCAATGGACCAGTCGGGCACCAGCCGTATTACGGAATGCATGCATACCGTGAAGCCCAGGTTCACAGTTCGGTTGCACCTTACACTACAGAGGGAATTCAAGTGATGCAGACAAGTGTTGCGATGAACGAGTCTGGCTACACTCAGGTTGCGTATGACAACACCGGCAGACATGTTTACTTTACCACCGCGCCGCCTTATCAGACCATGGCTCCGGTGGGGGTCGATCATGGGAGACCTACTAGCGGTGGTGCAGGCTCCTATAATCCGGAGGGTAATGTGATTAACGCTTCCAAAGCCTCTGGTTTGTGA